A part of Streptomyces sp. DSM 40750 genomic DNA contains:
- a CDS encoding LamG-like jellyroll fold domain-containing protein, whose translation MPSADRSARRRAPAAVALTLGAGLLASPAVPAQAAEAPQPAARYTFDQDDLASGRITDSSGNGLTATLVNGSTARSVAGADGGQALALPGGAPTSDGAYVRLPRELLGDASDLTVSARVKWSGDTSSWQRIFDLGTNTTRYLFTTPYSGNGVLRTAVTTGGGGAEGQVNGYAMLPADAWKTVTVTLDTSAGRVTTYLDGVAVSSAETDVEAKDLLDGSATAAGYIGKSFWPDPLLKGAIDDFTVWHSALSPEQVAGTVGDVPTVQELSKTSFEVRTTTGTAPSLPAAVRSSFSDGYDRDTPITWDAVPSEKYDRPGTFTVAGTAAGRAVKATVTVVREGQLTVGLGSDTGAFHGGASGTLYGVYGPDVPTNNLMEGMGLRTVSTKAQDGPQHPGADALEVVKPLADSTDGDVYIYMTDIHRGFPYQWPGDTPEEKIELYKEKITDQVDQVLKLPKQYQDNIVFVPFNEPEGNMFGTGEWSYNKISWLNDPDDFFAAWDDAYKLIKGKMPDARIAGPNTSVLYDQVKGFLTHSLAAGTLPEVITWHELSHPEAVRESVAKYRAWEKELFEGTDKAGTRLPININEYAFNYHTSVPGQMIQWVSAIEESKVDADIAYWNIDGNLSDSAVQANRGNGQWWLLNAYASMSGHTVRVTPPFPGENYTMQGVATLDERKRQARLIFGGSTGKGHITFADVPEKLFGRRVHAWVREIEWSGQLGNSSGPKLLTETDLKVGDDGTVVVGFGESGLPALNESSAYEIVLSPAGRAKGTQAPPASWQASYEAEDAAHTGSGYSKNGPEGSPRDVSKFYTSGAYDVGGLRTGSDVTLDFTVDVPEDGTYDLSVFANSLNTFDKVKEQGPTNVFLRVDGEADSEQELRLPLGYKWVVWDHTDTKVHLTKGKHTLTLAAQSLDGERATQGDAIVDRLTLSLPEASADTQVHEGELAWLGGGARPVYDLSKQAGTPATGSGAARLAKGETATFWVYSPADREATLKVDTLGGSRARLSVNGHDVLRLAKGRTGVAVSLSGGLNKVTLTGGSSTTLVDRLTVTPTEGALPARTYEAGDAKLAGSAALTPLSLATDGTAITGIGGDPGNGNTATFTVAADRAGLYALRVRYSNPEQSEATHYNPDPLARHADITVNGGETRRVGFPHSFHQNNFWELTVPVQLKKGRNTLTFRSEELPNFDGTTYASDTFPGVLLRSRYAPLIDRITVAPYAREVR comes from the coding sequence ATGCCATCCGCTGACAGATCCGCCCGGCGCCGCGCTCCGGCCGCCGTGGCACTGACTCTCGGCGCGGGCCTGCTGGCCTCACCCGCCGTACCCGCGCAGGCGGCCGAGGCCCCCCAGCCCGCCGCTCGCTACACTTTCGACCAGGACGACCTCGCCTCCGGCAGGATCACCGACAGTTCCGGCAACGGTCTGACGGCGACCCTGGTGAACGGCTCCACCGCGCGGTCCGTCGCGGGCGCGGACGGCGGCCAGGCACTGGCCCTGCCCGGCGGAGCACCCACCTCCGACGGCGCATACGTCCGGCTGCCCCGTGAACTGCTCGGCGACGCGAGCGACTTGACGGTCTCCGCCCGGGTGAAGTGGAGCGGCGACACGTCGTCCTGGCAGCGGATCTTCGATCTGGGCACCAACACCACGAGGTACCTGTTCACCACCCCGTACAGCGGGAACGGGGTGCTGCGAACCGCCGTCACCACCGGCGGAGGCGGCGCGGAGGGGCAGGTCAACGGGTACGCGATGCTGCCCGCCGACGCGTGGAAGACCGTCACCGTCACCCTCGACACCTCCGCCGGCCGCGTCACCACCTACCTCGACGGGGTGGCGGTCTCCTCCGCCGAAACCGACGTCGAGGCGAAGGACCTGCTGGACGGTTCGGCCACGGCCGCCGGATACATCGGCAAGTCCTTCTGGCCGGATCCGCTGCTCAAGGGCGCGATCGACGATTTCACCGTGTGGCACTCGGCGCTCAGCCCCGAGCAGGTGGCCGGTACGGTCGGGGACGTGCCGACCGTCCAGGAGCTTTCGAAGACGTCCTTCGAGGTCCGTACGACGACCGGGACCGCCCCGTCCCTCCCCGCCGCCGTCCGCTCCTCCTTCTCCGACGGCTACGACCGCGACACCCCCATCACCTGGGACGCCGTACCGTCCGAGAAGTACGACCGGCCGGGGACGTTCACGGTGGCGGGAACCGCGGCCGGGCGGGCCGTGAAGGCGACCGTCACCGTGGTCCGCGAGGGGCAGCTCACCGTCGGCCTCGGCTCGGACACCGGCGCCTTCCACGGCGGCGCCTCCGGCACGCTCTACGGCGTGTACGGACCGGACGTCCCCACCAACAACCTGATGGAGGGCATGGGCCTGCGCACGGTCTCCACGAAGGCACAGGACGGCCCGCAGCACCCCGGTGCCGACGCGCTGGAGGTGGTGAAGCCGCTGGCCGACTCCACCGACGGTGATGTGTACATCTACATGACCGACATCCACCGCGGCTTCCCGTACCAGTGGCCGGGCGACACCCCCGAGGAGAAGATCGAGCTCTACAAGGAGAAGATCACCGATCAGGTCGACCAGGTCCTGAAACTACCGAAGCAGTACCAGGACAACATCGTCTTCGTGCCGTTCAACGAGCCCGAGGGCAACATGTTCGGAACCGGTGAGTGGAGCTACAACAAGATCAGCTGGCTCAACGACCCGGACGACTTCTTCGCCGCCTGGGACGACGCCTACAAGCTCATCAAGGGCAAGATGCCCGACGCCCGCATCGCCGGCCCCAACACCAGCGTCCTGTACGACCAGGTGAAGGGCTTCCTCACTCACTCCCTGGCCGCCGGCACCCTCCCGGAGGTGATCACCTGGCACGAACTGAGCCACCCGGAGGCGGTACGCGAGAGCGTCGCCAAGTACCGGGCCTGGGAGAAGGAACTGTTCGAGGGCACCGACAAGGCGGGCACCCGACTCCCGATCAACATCAACGAGTACGCCTTCAACTACCACACCTCCGTCCCCGGCCAGATGATCCAGTGGGTGTCCGCGATCGAGGAGTCCAAGGTGGACGCCGACATCGCGTACTGGAACATCGACGGCAACCTCTCCGACTCCGCGGTGCAGGCCAACCGCGGCAACGGCCAGTGGTGGCTGCTGAACGCGTACGCCTCGATGAGTGGGCACACCGTGCGGGTGACCCCGCCGTTCCCCGGCGAGAACTACACCATGCAGGGCGTCGCCACGCTCGACGAGAGGAAGCGGCAGGCACGGCTCATCTTCGGCGGGTCCACCGGCAAGGGCCACATCACCTTCGCGGACGTCCCCGAGAAGCTCTTCGGCCGGCGCGTGCACGCCTGGGTGCGGGAGATCGAGTGGAGCGGACAGCTGGGCAACTCCTCCGGCCCGAAGCTGCTCACCGAGACGGACCTGAAGGTCGGTGACGACGGCACGGTCGTCGTCGGCTTCGGTGAGAGCGGCCTGCCGGCGCTGAACGAGTCGTCGGCGTACGAGATCGTCCTCAGCCCGGCCGGAAGGGCGAAGGGCACACAGGCCCCGCCCGCGTCCTGGCAGGCGTCGTACGAGGCGGAGGACGCCGCCCACACAGGGTCCGGCTACTCGAAGAACGGCCCGGAGGGCTCGCCGCGCGACGTGTCGAAGTTCTACACCTCCGGCGCCTACGACGTGGGCGGCCTGCGCACCGGCTCGGACGTCACGCTCGACTTCACCGTGGACGTGCCCGAGGACGGCACCTACGACCTGAGCGTCTTCGCCAACTCCCTCAACACCTTCGACAAGGTGAAGGAGCAGGGCCCCACCAACGTGTTCCTGCGCGTGGACGGCGAGGCGGACAGCGAACAGGAACTGCGCCTGCCGCTCGGCTACAAGTGGGTGGTGTGGGACCACACCGACACGAAGGTCCACCTCACCAAGGGCAAGCACACCCTGACGCTCGCCGCGCAGAGCCTCGACGGCGAGCGCGCCACGCAGGGTGACGCCATCGTCGACCGCCTCACCCTCTCCCTCCCCGAGGCTTCGGCCGACACGCAGGTCCACGAGGGCGAGTTGGCGTGGCTGGGCGGCGGGGCACGGCCCGTCTACGACCTGTCGAAGCAGGCCGGAACCCCGGCGACCGGCTCGGGTGCGGCCCGGCTCGCGAAGGGCGAGACCGCCACGTTCTGGGTCTACTCGCCCGCCGACCGCGAGGCCACCCTCAAGGTCGACACCCTCGGCGGCTCACGAGCCCGGCTCTCCGTCAACGGCCACGACGTCCTGCGCCTGGCCAAGGGCCGGACCGGCGTCGCGGTCTCCCTCTCCGGCGGCCTCAACAAGGTGACGTTGACCGGGGGTTCGTCCACCACCCTCGTCGACCGCCTCACGGTCACACCGACGGAGGGCGCCCTCCCGGCACGTACATACGAGGCAGGGGACGCGAAGCTCGCGGGCTCGGCCGCGCTGACCCCGCTCTCCCTGGCCACCGACGGCACGGCGATCACCGGCATCGGCGGCGACCCGGGCAACGGCAACACGGCGACGTTCACCGTCGCCGCGGACCGGGCGGGCCTGTACGCACTGCGCGTCCGCTATTCCAACCCCGAGCAGTCCGAGGCCACCCACTACAACCCGGACCCGCTCGCCCGCCACGCCGACATCACCGTCAACGGCGGCGAGACTCGGCGGGTCGGCTTCCCGCACAGCTTCCACCAGAACAACTTCTGGGAGCTGACCGTCCCGGTCCAGCTCAAGAAGGGGCGGAACACCCTCACGTTCCGCTCCGAGGAACTGCCGAACTTCGACGGCACCACCTACGCCTCGGACACCTTCCCCGGGGTGCTGCTCCGCTCCCGGTACGCGCCACTGATCGACCGGATCACCGTCGCGCCGTACGCGCGGGAGGTGCGATGA
- a CDS encoding LysR family transcriptional regulator, giving the protein MERRQLEYFIAVVEHGGFTAAAIALHVAQPSLSHAIRSLEREFGGALFHRLPHGVSLTAAGEALVRPAQQVLRDLSTASSLVREVLGLNGGRLDIVSQTTLSVDPLAGLLGHFHRAHPKVSVRVVDPERGPAVALMVAAGQCELGLVDASVTTADLHGIDLPEQEMHIVLPADHPHPAGDTITSRELAALDLIVTPPGTETRAAVDDVCTALGVAPRIAVETAHRAMIVPLVLSGVGAALLPASMARDAALRGARMLSHRPRLLRHGRLVWRSGPLSPAAQAFVELASVQ; this is encoded by the coding sequence ATGGAACGACGCCAGCTGGAATATTTCATCGCCGTCGTCGAGCACGGGGGATTCACCGCCGCGGCCATCGCGCTCCATGTCGCCCAGCCCTCGCTGTCGCATGCGATCCGGTCCCTGGAGCGTGAATTCGGCGGAGCGCTGTTTCACCGTCTGCCGCACGGCGTCTCCCTCACCGCGGCGGGTGAGGCGCTGGTCCGGCCGGCCCAGCAGGTCCTGCGGGACCTGTCCACGGCCAGTTCCCTGGTCCGGGAGGTCCTCGGGCTCAACGGCGGCCGACTCGACATCGTTTCGCAGACGACCCTTTCGGTCGACCCCCTGGCCGGCCTGCTGGGGCACTTCCATCGCGCGCATCCGAAGGTCTCCGTGCGTGTGGTCGACCCGGAGCGCGGACCCGCCGTGGCGCTGATGGTCGCGGCGGGGCAGTGCGAACTCGGTCTGGTGGACGCCTCGGTGACCACGGCGGACCTCCATGGGATCGACCTGCCGGAGCAGGAGATGCATATCGTGCTGCCCGCCGACCATCCGCATCCGGCGGGCGACACCATCACCTCGCGCGAACTGGCCGCACTGGACCTGATCGTGACACCGCCGGGCACCGAGACCCGGGCCGCGGTGGACGACGTGTGCACCGCGCTGGGCGTCGCCCCGCGCATCGCGGTGGAGACCGCGCACCGCGCGATGATCGTGCCGCTGGTGCTCTCCGGCGTCGGCGCCGCCCTGCTGCCCGCCTCCATGGCCCGGGACGCCGCGCTGCGCGGGGCCCGGATGCTGTCCCATCGGCCGCGGCTGCTGCGCCACGGCCGGCTGGTCTGGCGGTCGGGCCCGCTGTCCCCCGCCGCCCAGGCATTCGTGGAACTGGCGTCCGTCCAGTAG
- a CDS encoding arylsulfatase: MSEFDAGRHVLPRPDTHRPLTTAMDVHDQPTAFSPIGPVPPPEGAPNVVIVLVDDLGFGTSSAFGGPCEMPAAERLADDGLRYTRFHVTALCSPTRQALLTGRNHHSVGMGGTTEMTTAAPGYNGFRPRSASTLSQILQGNGYSTAAFGKWHQTPPREISAIGPFDRWPTGEGFDTFYGFMGAEMNHWYPLLYQGTTPVEPERRPEDGYHLSEDLVDHAIDWVRTQRTLTPGRPFFTYLALGAAHAPLHVGREWQEKYRGRFDHGWDRQRELTLERQKELGVVPEDTELAPWAEGVPHWDELTDNRRRLAARFMETFAGFTEHADAQVGRFVDALEELGVLDDTIVLYILGDNGASGEGGIEGTIVEHRLGHGIVDDPDEMIDHLDEIGGPLSYPIAPAGWALALNTPYQWTKQVASHFGGTRDGMILHWPRGVPERGGLRHQFSHVIDVLPTILDCVGVPAPFSVDGVPQQPIEGASMRRTLADPRAPEHRRTQYFEMCGNRGIYHDGWMAVTRHGIPWEMVPDKHRRFTDDVWELYDLGHDWSQAHDLAAEHPERLRQLQDLFLIEAAKYQVFPLDDRVTERENPAVAGRIDLMGDRTSITYRAGMRRFTEETTLNVKNRSHSVTADVDLPETAAEGVIIAQGGRFGGWSLYVTEGRPAYAYNYFGMNLYTVRGGKSLTPGRHEIRLEFDYDGGGLGKGGTAVLLVDGEKHATGRVERTIPYYFSFDETLDVGVDLSTPVTDDYPVLDNEFTGTLHTVRIDLDDRSTESSEFDGGLHRRVMGAQ; this comes from the coding sequence ATGAGTGAGTTCGACGCCGGACGGCACGTACTTCCGCGGCCCGACACCCACCGGCCCCTGACGACCGCGATGGACGTCCACGACCAGCCGACCGCCTTCTCCCCCATCGGCCCGGTCCCTCCGCCCGAGGGCGCGCCGAACGTGGTGATCGTGCTCGTCGACGACCTGGGCTTCGGCACCTCCAGCGCGTTCGGCGGACCGTGCGAGATGCCGGCCGCGGAACGACTCGCGGACGACGGACTGCGTTACACCCGCTTTCATGTGACGGCCCTGTGCTCGCCGACCCGGCAGGCCCTGCTGACCGGACGCAACCACCACTCGGTCGGCATGGGCGGCACCACCGAGATGACCACCGCCGCCCCCGGGTACAACGGGTTCCGGCCGCGCAGCGCGTCGACCCTGTCCCAGATTCTGCAGGGCAACGGCTACAGCACGGCCGCCTTCGGCAAGTGGCACCAGACCCCGCCGCGGGAGATCAGCGCAATCGGGCCGTTCGACCGCTGGCCGACCGGGGAGGGCTTCGACACCTTCTACGGGTTCATGGGTGCCGAGATGAACCACTGGTATCCGCTGCTGTACCAGGGCACCACCCCGGTCGAGCCGGAGCGCCGGCCCGAGGACGGCTACCACCTGTCCGAGGACCTCGTCGACCACGCCATCGACTGGGTGCGCACCCAGCGCACGCTGACTCCGGGCCGGCCGTTCTTCACCTATCTCGCGCTGGGTGCCGCGCACGCGCCGCTGCACGTCGGCCGTGAGTGGCAGGAGAAGTACCGGGGACGGTTCGACCACGGCTGGGACCGCCAGCGCGAACTGACGCTTGAGCGGCAGAAGGAACTCGGCGTCGTACCCGAGGACACGGAACTCGCGCCCTGGGCCGAGGGCGTCCCGCACTGGGACGAACTGACCGACAACCGGCGCCGGTTGGCGGCCAGGTTCATGGAGACGTTCGCCGGGTTCACCGAACACGCCGACGCGCAGGTCGGCAGGTTCGTCGACGCGCTGGAGGAACTCGGCGTACTGGACGACACGATCGTGCTCTACATCCTGGGTGACAACGGCGCCTCGGGCGAGGGCGGCATCGAGGGGACGATCGTCGAGCACCGGCTGGGGCACGGCATCGTCGACGACCCGGACGAGATGATCGACCACCTCGACGAGATCGGCGGCCCGCTCAGCTACCCGATCGCCCCGGCGGGATGGGCGCTGGCGCTGAACACGCCCTACCAGTGGACCAAGCAGGTGGCCTCGCACTTCGGCGGCACCCGGGACGGCATGATCCTGCACTGGCCCCGGGGGGTTCCCGAGCGCGGCGGGCTGCGTCACCAGTTCTCGCATGTGATCGACGTACTGCCGACGATCCTGGACTGCGTGGGAGTCCCGGCGCCGTTCAGCGTGGACGGGGTGCCGCAGCAGCCCATCGAGGGGGCGAGCATGCGGCGGACGCTCGCCGACCCCCGGGCGCCCGAGCACCGCCGTACCCAGTACTTCGAGATGTGCGGCAACCGGGGCATCTACCACGACGGCTGGATGGCGGTCACCCGGCACGGCATCCCCTGGGAGATGGTGCCGGACAAGCACCGGAGGTTCACCGACGACGTCTGGGAACTCTACGACCTCGGCCACGACTGGAGTCAGGCTCACGACCTCGCCGCCGAGCACCCCGAGAGACTGCGCCAGTTGCAGGACCTGTTCCTGATCGAGGCGGCGAAGTACCAGGTGTTCCCCCTGGACGACCGGGTCACCGAGCGGGAGAACCCGGCCGTGGCCGGACGTATCGATCTCATGGGTGACCGGACATCCATCACCTACCGCGCGGGTATGCGGCGGTTCACCGAGGAGACCACGCTCAACGTCAAGAACCGCTCGCACAGCGTCACGGCGGACGTCGACCTGCCGGAGACTGCGGCCGAGGGCGTGATCATCGCGCAGGGCGGACGGTTCGGCGGCTGGAGCCTGTACGTCACCGAGGGCAGGCCGGCGTACGCGTACAACTACTTCGGCATGAACCTCTACACCGTGCGCGGTGGCAAGTCCCTGACACCGGGGCGGCACGAGATCCGGCTCGAGTTCGACTACGACGGCGGGGGACTCGGCAAGGGCGGGACCGCCGTGCTCCTGGTGGACGGGGAGAAGCACGCGACCGGAAGGGTCGAGCGGACCATCCCGTACTACTTCTCCTTCGACGAGACGCTCGACGTCGGGGTGGACCTGAGTACGCCGGTGACCGACGACTATCCCGTCCTCGACAACGAGTTCACCGGGACCCTTCACACGGTGCGCATCGACCTGGACGACCGGAGCACCGAATCGTCCGAGTTCGACGGCGGACTGCACCGGCGCGTCATGGGTGCCCAGTGA
- a CDS encoding formylglycine-generating enzyme family protein — protein MVAVPAGGFLMGSDDAFACAADGEGPVRTVYVDAFWIDARTVSNAQFGRFTADTGYRTSAERIGWSFVFAGLLPDDFPPTRGVVGAPWWRQVEGADWRRPDGPHSTWEDRADHPVVHVDWDDARAYCAWAGKRLPTEAEWERAARGGLHAKVFPWGDEFEPGGRPRMNVWQGDFPNRHPTADGWYGTCPVDAFEPNGFGLYNATGNVWEWCGTRFSPARDAQRRVTKGGSYLCHASYCRRYRVAARQGLHPDSATGNVGFRCALDMT, from the coding sequence ATGGTGGCCGTCCCCGCCGGCGGGTTCCTCATGGGCAGCGACGACGCGTTCGCCTGTGCGGCCGACGGGGAAGGCCCGGTGCGCACGGTGTACGTCGACGCGTTCTGGATCGACGCCCGCACGGTGTCCAACGCACAGTTCGGGCGGTTCACCGCCGACACCGGGTACCGCACCTCCGCGGAGCGGATCGGCTGGTCGTTCGTCTTCGCCGGGTTGCTCCCGGACGACTTCCCGCCCACCCGGGGCGTGGTGGGCGCACCCTGGTGGCGTCAGGTGGAGGGCGCCGACTGGCGCCGTCCCGACGGACCGCACTCCACCTGGGAGGACCGGGCGGATCACCCGGTCGTCCATGTCGACTGGGACGACGCCCGCGCCTACTGCGCCTGGGCCGGCAAACGCCTGCCCACCGAGGCGGAATGGGAACGCGCCGCCCGAGGGGGGCTGCACGCGAAGGTGTTCCCCTGGGGCGACGAGTTCGAGCCGGGAGGCCGACCCCGGATGAACGTGTGGCAGGGCGACTTCCCGAACCGGCACCCGACGGCCGACGGCTGGTACGGCACCTGTCCGGTCGACGCCTTCGAGCCCAACGGCTTCGGTCTGTACAACGCCACCGGCAACGTCTGGGAGTGGTGCGGGACTCGCTTCTCCCCCGCCCGCGACGCACAGCGGCGCGTCACCAAGGGCGGCTCCTACCTGTGTCACGCGTCCTACTGCCGCCGCTACCGGGTCGCCGCGCGGCAGGGCCTCCACCCGGACTCGGCAACCGGCAACGTGGGGTTCCGGTGCGCCCTGGACATGACCTGA
- a CDS encoding ABC transporter substrate-binding protein, which yields MAKRTTQWRPGAAVMAVLGLALTACGGAKVGDDSAAPDGGSGKCGTFNLAVNPWVGYEADAAVVGYVAEHELGCEVVEKDLKAEIGWQGFETGEVDAILENWGHDDLKKKYITEQKTAVDLGSTGNKGIIGWYIPPWIAKKYPDITDWKNLNKYASNFKTSESGGKGQLLDGDPSYQTNDEALVQNLKLDFKVVYAGSETALIQAFREAEKNKEWVIGYFYEPQWFFSEVPLVHVELPAHTKGCDAEPAKVACDYPVFDLDKIVSTRFAKSGSPAYDLVKNFTWTNDDQNTVAKYIALDKMTPEAAAKKWVTANPEKVKAWLG from the coding sequence ATGGCGAAGCGAACAACACAGTGGCGTCCCGGGGCGGCCGTGATGGCCGTACTCGGTCTCGCTCTGACCGCCTGCGGTGGGGCGAAGGTCGGCGACGACTCCGCCGCGCCGGACGGCGGTTCGGGCAAGTGCGGCACCTTCAACCTCGCCGTCAACCCGTGGGTGGGCTACGAGGCGGACGCGGCGGTCGTCGGCTACGTGGCGGAGCACGAACTCGGCTGCGAGGTGGTCGAGAAGGACCTCAAGGCGGAGATCGGCTGGCAGGGGTTCGAGACGGGCGAGGTCGACGCCATCCTGGAGAACTGGGGCCACGACGACCTGAAGAAGAAGTACATCACCGAGCAGAAGACCGCCGTCGACCTCGGGTCGACCGGCAACAAGGGAATCATCGGCTGGTACATCCCGCCGTGGATCGCGAAGAAGTACCCGGACATCACCGACTGGAAGAACCTCAACAAGTACGCCTCGAACTTCAAGACCTCCGAGTCGGGCGGCAAGGGCCAGCTCCTCGACGGCGACCCGTCGTACCAGACCAACGACGAGGCGCTGGTGCAGAACCTGAAGCTGGACTTCAAGGTGGTGTACGCGGGCAGCGAGACCGCGCTGATCCAGGCTTTCCGAGAGGCCGAGAAGAACAAGGAGTGGGTGATCGGCTACTTCTACGAGCCGCAGTGGTTCTTCTCTGAGGTGCCGCTGGTCCACGTCGAGCTGCCCGCGCACACGAAGGGCTGCGACGCGGAGCCGGCGAAGGTCGCCTGCGACTATCCGGTGTTCGACCTCGACAAGATCGTCAGCACCCGGTTCGCGAAGTCCGGCAGCCCGGCCTACGACCTGGTGAAGAACTTCACGTGGACCAACGACGACCAGAACACCGTCGCCAAGTACATCGCGCTCGACAAGATGACACCGGAGGCGGCGGCGAAGAAGTGGGTCACCGCGAACCCCGAGAAGGTCAAGGCCTGGCTCGGGTAG
- the glyA gene encoding serine hydroxymethyltransferase: MSVLNTPLHELDPDVAAAVDAELDRQQSTLEMIASENFAPLAVMEAQGSVLTNKYAEGYPGRRYYGGCEHVDVAEQIAIDRLKDLFGAEYANVQPHSGASANQAALFALAQPGDTILGLDLAHGGHLTHGMRLNFSGKQFNVIAYHVDTTTGLVDMAELERLAKEHRPKVIIAGWSAYPRQLDFAAFRRIADETGAYLWVDMAHFAGLVAAGLHPNPVEHADVVTSTTHKTLGGPRGGIILARKAFAKKLNSSVFPGFQGGPLEHVIAAKAVSFKVAASEEFKERQHRTVEGAKILAERLTAADARAAGVDVLSGGTDVHLILVDLRESELDGQQAEDRLHEVGITVNRNAVPNDPRPPMVTSGLRIGTPALATRGFTAEDFTEVADVIAEALKPSYDAEALKTRVKALADKHPLYPGLGK; the protein is encoded by the coding sequence ATGTCCGTTCTGAACACGCCCCTGCACGAGCTGGACCCGGATGTCGCCGCCGCCGTCGACGCCGAGCTGGACCGCCAGCAGTCCACCCTGGAAATGATCGCCTCGGAGAACTTCGCTCCGCTCGCCGTCATGGAGGCCCAGGGCTCGGTACTGACCAACAAATACGCCGAGGGCTACCCCGGCCGCCGCTACTACGGCGGCTGCGAACACGTCGACGTCGCCGAACAGATCGCCATCGACCGCCTCAAGGACCTCTTCGGCGCCGAATACGCCAACGTCCAGCCCCACTCCGGCGCCTCCGCCAACCAGGCCGCGCTCTTCGCACTGGCCCAGCCCGGCGACACCATCCTCGGCCTGGACCTCGCCCACGGCGGCCACCTCACCCACGGCATGCGCCTGAACTTCTCCGGCAAGCAGTTCAACGTCATCGCCTACCACGTCGACACCACCACCGGACTCGTCGACATGGCCGAACTGGAACGCCTCGCCAAGGAACACCGCCCCAAGGTGATCATCGCCGGCTGGTCGGCATACCCGCGCCAGCTCGACTTCGCCGCCTTCCGCCGCATCGCCGACGAGACCGGCGCGTATCTCTGGGTCGACATGGCCCACTTCGCCGGCCTGGTCGCCGCCGGACTGCACCCCAACCCCGTCGAGCACGCCGACGTCGTCACCTCCACCACCCACAAGACGCTCGGCGGTCCCCGCGGCGGCATCATCCTCGCCAGGAAAGCCTTCGCCAAGAAGCTCAACTCCTCCGTCTTCCCCGGCTTCCAGGGCGGCCCCCTGGAACACGTCATCGCGGCCAAGGCCGTGTCCTTCAAGGTGGCCGCGAGCGAGGAGTTCAAGGAACGCCAGCACCGCACCGTCGAGGGCGCGAAGATCCTCGCCGAACGCCTGACCGCCGCCGACGCCCGCGCGGCCGGCGTCGACGTCCTGTCCGGCGGCACCGACGTGCACCTGATCCTCGTCGACCTGCGCGAGTCCGAACTGGACGGGCAGCAGGCCGAGGACCGCCTCCACGAGGTCGGCATCACCGTCAACCGCAACGCCGTCCCCAACGACCCCCGCCCCCCGATGGTCACCTCCGGCCTGCGCATCGGCACCCCCGCCCTCGCCACCCGCGGCTTCACCGCCGAGGACTTCACCGAGGTCGCCGACGTCATCGCCGAGGCACTGAAGCCGTCGTACGACGCGGAGGCGCTGAAGACCCGGGTCAAGGCCCTCGCGGACAAGCACCCGCTGTACCCGGGGCTGGGCAAGTAG